CGCAGGACGGGGTCCTGGGTCGCGACGCCGACCGGGCAGGTGTTGAGATGGCACTTGCGCATCATGATGCAGCCGGCCGCGATCAAGGGCGCGGTGGCGAAGCCGAACTCGTCGGCCCCGAGCAGCGCACCGATCACGACGTCACGTCCGGTGCGGAAGCCGCCGTCGACCTGGACCACGATGCGGCTGCGCAGCCGCTCGCGGACCAGCGTCTGATGGGTCTCGGCAAGGCCGATCTCCCACGGCGAGCCGGCGTGCTTGATCGAGGTCAGCGGCGAAGCGCCGGTGCCGCCCTCGAAGCCCGCGATGGTGACATGGTCGGCGCGCGCCTTGGCGACGCCCGCGGCGACCGTGCCGACGCCGATCTCGGAGACCAGCTTGACCGAGACGTCGCCCGTCGGGTTGACGTTCTTGAGGTCGTAGATGAGCTGCGCCAGATCCTCGATCGAGTAGATGTCGTGGTGCGGCGGCGGCGAGATCAGGCCGACGCCCGGCGTCGAGTGCCGGACCTTGGCGATGGTGGCGTCGACCTTGTGGCCGGGCAGCTGGCCGCCTTCGCCGGGCTTGGCACCCTGCGCCATCTTGATCTGCATCATGTCGGAGTTGACGAGATACTCCGTGGTGACGCCGAAGCGGCCCGAGGCGACCTGCTTGATCGCCGAGCGCATGGAATCGCCGTTCGGCATCGGCTTGAAGCGGTCGGCTTCCTCGCCGCCTTCACCGGTGTTCGACTTGCCGCCGATCCGGTTCATGGCGATCGCGAGCGTGGTGTGCGCCTCGCGCGAGATCGAGCCGAAGCTCATCGCGCCGGTGGCGAAACGTCTGACGATGTCCTTGGCCGGCTCGACCTGGTCGAGCGGCACCGGCTTGCGCTTTTCTTCCTCCGCGTTCTTGATCCGGAACAGGCCGCGCAGCGTCAGCAGACGCTCCGACTGTTCGTTGAGGATCTTGGCGAAGGCGCGATAGCGCTCCAGCGAATTGCCGCGCGCGGCATGCTGCAGCAGGCCGACCGACTCGGCGGTCCAGGCATGGTCCTCGCCGCGGCTGCGATAGGCATATTCGCCGCCGACATCGAGCGCGGTCTTGTAGACCTGAGCCTCGCCGAACGCGTCGGCATGGCGGCGCACCGCCTCTTCCGCGATCTCGCCAAGACCGACACCCTCGACGCGGGTATGCGTGCCGGCAAAGAACTTGCCGACGAAATCCGCCTTGAGGCCGACCGCGTCGAAGATCTGCGCGCCGCAATAGGACTGGTAGGTCGAGATGCCCATCTTGGACATCACCTTGAGCAGCCCCTTGCCGATCGACTTGATGTAGCGCTTGACGATCTCGTAGTCGTCGAGCGAGCCGGGCAGGCGGTCCTTCATCGCGATGATGGTTTCGAACGCGAGGTAAGGATTGATCGCTTCGGCGCCGTAGCCGGCAAGGCAAGCGAAGTGGTGCACTTCGCGCGGCTCGCCGGATTCGACGACGAGGCCAACCGAGGTGCGCAGGCCCGTGCGGATCAAATGATGATGCACGGAGGCGCAGGCCAGCAGCGAGGGGATCGGCACCCGGTCGGTGCCGACCATGCGGTCGGACAGGATGATGATGTTGACACCTTCGCGCACGGCGACTTCCGCGCGTGCGCAGAGCTCGTCCAGCACCTGGTCCATACCCGCCGCACCGAGGCCGGCGTGGAACGTGGTGTCCAGCGTGCGCGGCTTGAAGTGCGACTCGGCCACTTCCGGGATCGAGCGGATCTTTTCCAGGTCCGCATCGGTCAGGATCGGCTGACGGACTTCGAGGCGCTTGGTGGTGGCCATGCCCTGCAGGTCGAACAGGTTCGGCAGTGGCCCGATGATCGAGACGAGGCTCATCACCAGCTCCTCGCGGATGGGGTCGATCGGCGGATTGGTGACCTGGGCGAAGTTCTGCTTGAAATAGGTGAACAGCGGCTTGGCCTTGTCCGACAGCGCCGAGATCGGCGTGTCGTTGCCCATCGAGCCCGCGGCTTCCTCCCCCGTGGCCGCCATCGGCGTCATCAGGATCGCGATGTCTTCCTGGCTGTAGCCGAACGCCTGCTGGCGATCGAGCAGCGAGAGGTTGGATCGCACGCCCGTGGTCGGCACCTTCGGCAGGTCTTCCAGCACGATCTGGGTCCGCTCCAGCCACTCCTTGTAGGGATGGCTCTTGGCGAGCTCGGCCTTGATCTCGTCGTCGGGAATCAGGCGGCCCTGTTCGAGGTCGACCAGCAGCATCTTGCCGGGCTGCAGGCGCCACTTGGTGATGATCTGGTCCTCGGGGATGGTCAGCACGCCCATTTCGGACGCCATCACGATGCGGTCGTCCTTGGTCACGAGATAGCGCGCCGGCCGCAATCCGTTGCGGTCGAGCGTGGCGCCGATCTGGCGGCCGTCGGTGAAGGCGATCGCGGCCGGGCCGTCCCACGGCTCCATCAGCGCGGCGTGATATTCGTAGAAGGCGCGGCGCTTCTCATCCATCAGCGGATTGCCGGCCCACGCCTCCGGAATCATCATCATGACGGCGTGCGGCAGCGAGTAGCCGCCCTGCACCAGGAATTCCAGCGCGTTGTCGAAGCAGGCGGTGTCCGACTGTCCCTCGTAGGAGATCGGCCAGAGCCGGCTGATGTCCTTGCCGTACAGCTCGGAGCTCACCGAAGCCTGGCGCGCCGCCATCCAGTTGGTGTTGCCGCGCAACGTGTTGATCTCGCCGTTATGCGCGATCATGCGATAGGGGTGCGCCAGCGACCAGGCCGGGAAGGTGTTGGTCGAGAAGCGCTGATGCACCAGCGCCAGCGCGCTCTCGAAATCCTTCTCGTGCAGATCAGGGTAGTACTTGCCGAGCTGGTCGGCGAGGAACATGCCCTTGTAGATCACGGTGCGGCAGGACATCGAGCAGGGGTAATAGCCGGCGAGGCCGCGGTCGCGGCGCTGGTAGATCGCCTGCGAGATCGACTTGCGCAGGATGTAGAGCCGGCGCTCGAACTCGTCCTCGGTCTTGGCAACGCCATTGCGGCCGATGAACACCTGCATGCAGGCAGGCTCGGTCGGCTTCACGGTGACGCCGAGCGAGGAATTGTCGGTCGGCACGTCGCGCCAGCCGAGCAGGGTCAGGCCCTCCGCCTTGATCTGGTCGGCGATGATGCTCTTGATGACGTTGCGCCAGGCGGTGTCGCGCGGCATGAACAGCGCGCCGATGGCGTATTCACCCGGCGCGGGTAGCTCGAACTTGTTCTCCTTGGCCTTGCGGCTGAAGAAGGCGTGCGGGATCTGCACCAGGATGCCGGCGCCGTCACCGGCGCGCGGGTCGGCGCCGACGGCGCCGCGATGCTCGAGATTGCAGAGGATGCTCAGCGCATCCGAGACGATCTCATGCGACTTCTGGCCCTTGATGTTGGCGATGAAGCCGACGCCACAGGAATCCTTCTCCAGGCTCGGATCGTACAGGCCTTCGGCTTTGGGGCGGGAATTGTGTTCCTGAATCGGATCGGTCGTTTTCGAGGCGACCGTCGCCGACAGCTCTTCTGCCACGATGTTTCCGCGCTCGAATTGCGACCCGTTCATTGTATTCCTCTTTCGACATTGGGTGCACTCCAACTAGCCAGTTCGCATGCGGGTTCTTGCCGCCGTAACAGCACGTGGAGTTTGTCGACGTCCTTCTAGAGATCGAGCGCCTGCAGGCAATGTGCCACCGCCATTAGGTTCGCCTACGGCGAAAGCTTGTACGCTGGGTGCCTCGAAAATGCGCTCTTGAATGGATCGAGTTTCTTTGTTTGCACGAGCCTGGTGAGCCTGGTGAGCAGTAACGCGACGAATGAGATCGATTGCGCAAGTGCTGAGGCCGCCTTGGCGTCAGCCTCGACTGCGAAGACCGCGCCGACCGAAGCCAGCCCAATCCAGAGCATGCACGTGACAAAAAATGCACGAGATAGTCATGCATAGTTGCATGATGTAACAGGTTTAAACTGGGAATCTCCCGGATGACGATGCCAAGCGGTTCACTACTGCGCGCAGGTGCCGGCGCGTGCGTGCCGGTACAGACCCAGCAAATTCGCTCGGTGAACGCCAAGGCATCGCGCGCCCAATACCACGCCGCATCGTCTCGTTGAGACCGCGTTGCGGATCACATTATCGGAATCGACATTCACCTCGATAAGCAGGTGAATTCGATCCTGGTCAGCGGATCGACAAGATCGCCCTCGCTGGAGTTACCGAGCGTGAATCGGTTGGGCGTCTGAATGCCCATCATTGTACTCTCTGAGTTCGACTGAATTCGTGGGCGGCGCTTCCGCGCTTGCTCGTAAGGCATTTCAGCCCCATCACATGCCGCATGGACGAACGTCGCCATGGTGTTCTCAATACCGAATTGCTGCGCACTCTGGTCGAGCAAGCGTTAGGTGGTTTCCCCTTGCAGCCATTTTGTAGAGGCAATAGCCCTTGCTAGCCTGCTCGTCGTCCATTCTCGGCCAACCGGCCGGCATCGAAATGCCCGCGACGTTAGCACTTGTCTGGATGCGGTGGATTGTCTTGAGCCGCGAGGTACTTGGCCCTTACATTTGGCCCGCATTTGCCGGAAAGATTGCCTCGGGTTGGCCTCCAGCGGCCGCCATGATAGCCCGTCGCGCCGAGCGAGATCATCGACAGCCCCGCTTCCTTAAGCGGCGGTTTGCGATGATCCGCATAAAGCTCTCCAGGCAGCAAGTGCACTTGAGCCCGTGCATACAGATTACGCAGATGCGCAGCTTGGTCTTAAGAGCTCAGGCAGTACGGCGGCTACGAGCTGTCAAAGCCCGAGGCTCGCTGCAGCGGGACGGCATAAGTTGTGAAAACTTCGCCGCGTGATGCTCTGGCGCCTGGACTGAATGTCGAAACGCGCCGACGTTGTTCGAAGGACTTTGCAAGAAGTTGACCATCGTAGCTTGGCACTCTCCTCTACATGCATGCCCGGGAGCTCGCGAGGGTACAATCTCATGGTCGAAGCATTCTTCTCCCGCGCCTCATTGTCGCGGGAAGCGGTCAGATGTGGCGCTCATCACGAGAATGCCCAACGCTCAAAAACATCATCGCCGACCGCCACACGGCCGCCCCGTTTCCGTCGGAACGCAAACGCGCCTACTGTCTGGAACGTGCCAAACTGTTGGCGAACGCGACGGTACCTTTAGTGACACGGTCCGCAATGCGGCGCATAGGCGATCTGCTGAACAGCACGACGTGCTGCTCAGCAATCGGCCCGAGTTCCTCCGCCGCATTGAAGGAATGCTCCCGACGCGATGCTTCCGGTTCCGAGAAAGCGATCGAGGGCCAGCTCTAGCGAGTGCGGCGCCGGTTTGCGCGATCGGACTACAGC
This is a stretch of genomic DNA from Bradyrhizobium sp. CCBAU 53338. It encodes these proteins:
- the gltB gene encoding glutamate synthase large subunit, with amino-acid sequence MNGSQFERGNIVAEELSATVASKTTDPIQEHNSRPKAEGLYDPSLEKDSCGVGFIANIKGQKSHEIVSDALSILCNLEHRGAVGADPRAGDGAGILVQIPHAFFSRKAKENKFELPAPGEYAIGALFMPRDTAWRNVIKSIIADQIKAEGLTLLGWRDVPTDNSSLGVTVKPTEPACMQVFIGRNGVAKTEDEFERRLYILRKSISQAIYQRRDRGLAGYYPCSMSCRTVIYKGMFLADQLGKYYPDLHEKDFESALALVHQRFSTNTFPAWSLAHPYRMIAHNGEINTLRGNTNWMAARQASVSSELYGKDISRLWPISYEGQSDTACFDNALEFLVQGGYSLPHAVMMMIPEAWAGNPLMDEKRRAFYEYHAALMEPWDGPAAIAFTDGRQIGATLDRNGLRPARYLVTKDDRIVMASEMGVLTIPEDQIITKWRLQPGKMLLVDLEQGRLIPDDEIKAELAKSHPYKEWLERTQIVLEDLPKVPTTGVRSNLSLLDRQQAFGYSQEDIAILMTPMAATGEEAAGSMGNDTPISALSDKAKPLFTYFKQNFAQVTNPPIDPIREELVMSLVSIIGPLPNLFDLQGMATTKRLEVRQPILTDADLEKIRSIPEVAESHFKPRTLDTTFHAGLGAAGMDQVLDELCARAEVAVREGVNIIILSDRMVGTDRVPIPSLLACASVHHHLIRTGLRTSVGLVVESGEPREVHHFACLAGYGAEAINPYLAFETIIAMKDRLPGSLDDYEIVKRYIKSIGKGLLKVMSKMGISTYQSYCGAQIFDAVGLKADFVGKFFAGTHTRVEGVGLGEIAEEAVRRHADAFGEAQVYKTALDVGGEYAYRSRGEDHAWTAESVGLLQHAARGNSLERYRAFAKILNEQSERLLTLRGLFRIKNAEEEKRKPVPLDQVEPAKDIVRRFATGAMSFGSISREAHTTLAIAMNRIGGKSNTGEGGEEADRFKPMPNGDSMRSAIKQVASGRFGVTTEYLVNSDMMQIKMAQGAKPGEGGQLPGHKVDATIAKVRHSTPGVGLISPPPHHDIYSIEDLAQLIYDLKNVNPTGDVSVKLVSEIGVGTVAAGVAKARADHVTIAGFEGGTGASPLTSIKHAGSPWEIGLAETHQTLVRERLRSRIVVQVDGGFRTGRDVVIGALLGADEFGFATAPLIAAGCIMMRKCHLNTCPVGVATQDPVLRKRFTGQPEHVINYFFFVAEEVREIMASLGFRTFNEMVGQVQLLDQTRLVAHWKAKGLDFSKLFVKQKEEKGQKIYHSERQNHHLEAVLDRTLIEKATPALDRGAPVKIEAKINSTNRSAGAMLSGVVAKIYGHAGLPHDTIHVGLKGTAGQAFGAWLAQGVTFELEGEANDYVGKGLSGGKIIVRPPANSGIVPEESIIVGNTVMYGAIQGECYFRGIAGERFAVRNSGAVAVVEGAGDHCCEYMTGGIVVVLGKTGRNFAAGMSGGIAYVLDETGDFDKLCNLSMVELEPVLSEELINAGTYNHSGDLEAHGRVDVFKNLLDSDVERLHVLISRHAKATGSKRAADILANWKEWLPKFRKVMPVEYRRALRELAANADAEPKI
- a CDS encoding nickel-dependent hydrogenase large subunit; this translates as MAFTERICWVCTGTHAPAPARSSEPLGIVIREIPSLNLLHHATMHDYLVHFLSRACSGLGWLRSARSSQSRLTPRRPQHLRNRSHSSRYCSPGSPGSCKQRNSIHSRAHFRGTQRTSFRRRRT